Within Kutzneria chonburiensis, the genomic segment CGCCAACAGCGCCGTGCTGGAGATGCTGGAGAAGATCCGGCAGGACGGCGGCAACGTCGAGGAGTTCGTGCGCAAGGTCAAGAACAAGGAGGACGGCGTCCGCCTGATGGGCTTCGGCCACCGGGTCTACAAGAACTACGACCCGCGCGCCGCGATCATCAAGAAGACGGCCGACGAGATCCTCGGCAAGCTGGGCGGCGACGACCAACTGCTGGAGATCGCCAAGAAGCTCGAGGAGACCGCGCTCGCGGACGACTACTTCGTCTCCCGCAAGCTGTACCCGAACGTGGACTTCTACACCGGCCTGATCTACCGGGCCATGGGCTTCCCGACCAAGTTCTTCACCGTGCTGTTCGCGCTGGGCCGGCTGCCCGGCTGGATCGCCCACTGGCGCGAGATGATGAAGGACCCGGCCACCAAGATCGGCCGCCCGCGCCAGCTCTACGTCGGCCCGGCCGAGCGCAACTTCGTGGCCATCGACGAACGCTGAATCGATCGCTGAACCGGTCCACTTAAGCTAGTAAGGGGGCCTTCCTACACTCCGAGTGTAGGAAGGCCCCCTTCCAAGCTTCGGGGTGTGTTGTCCGGGTGGTGGGGAAGCGACAACGCCACCAGGGTGATCACCAGGCCTAGCCAGTGGGTCTGCTGGGCGGCGGTGTCCGTGGTGAGGACGCCGGCGGCCAGGGCGAGGCCGAACAGGGTGAGCCAGAGCAGTCGGGCCCGGCTGATCAGCGACGGGCCGACGTGTCGGGCGGCGGACAGGCTGCACAGGACGGCCACCATGGCCTCGAGCACCGGTAGGAACGGGTCCAGCGCCACCGCCGGCCAGCGCACGGTCGGCACGTCGCCGATGTGGGTGAGGGCGGTGATGGCGGCGCCGGGATCGAGCAGGAACGTGCCGTCCGCGGTGATCGTCACCAGGTAGGCGAAGAAGGCGCTGACCACGCCGCCGAACAGGCCGAACAGCAGACCGGCGGTGGAGTGCGTGTACAGCGTGCGCCGGGTGCCCAATGACGCCTCCCGTTGTGCGGCCGGTTCGGGATCACCGTAGCGTCGGACGACATGACCCCGCCCGCGATCATGTGGTTCCGCCGCGACCTGCGCCTGTCGGACCATCCGGCGCTGCTCGCCGCGGCCGATGCCGGCGAGGTGCTGCCGCTGTTCGTGCTGGACGACCGGCTGCTGAAACCGGCGGGGGAGCCGCGCCGCCGTTTCCTATATGACTGCCTGCGGGCGTTGGACCACGACCTCGGCGGCCGCCTGCACATCGCCCACGGGGATCCCGTCGACATCGTGCCCAAGATCGCCGGCAAGATCGGCGCGGGCAGTGTGCACGTCTCCGCCGACACCGCGCCCTACGGCCGCGAGCGGGACGAGAGGGTGCAGAAGGCGTTGGGGGACATCGACTTCGTCCGCATCGGATCGCCGTACGCGGTGACGCCGGGTCGGGTGCGCAAGCAGGACGGCGAGCCCTACCGGGTGTTCACGCCGTTCCGCCGGGCCTGGCTCGACCACGGCTGGCGTAAGCCGGCGAAGTCCGGTGTGGACAGTGCGCGGTGGATCAGCTTGAAAGGCCTGAAGATCCCGGCCGCCAAGTCGGATTACCCGGCGGGGGAACAGGCCGCACTCGAGGTGTGGCAGGACTTCCGGGACGGACCGCTGGCCGACTACGACACCGGCCGCGACCGTCCGGACCGCGACGGCACCAGCCACCTGTCGGCCTACTTGCGTTGGGGCTGCGTGCATCCGCGCACGCTGTTGGCGGATCTCAAGCCCGGCAACGAAACCTTCCGGTCCGAGCTGGCCTGGCGGGAATTCTACGCGGACGTGCTGTGGCATCAGCCCAACACCGCCCGGGAGAACTACGACCGCAAGTTCGACAGGTTCAAGCACGACACGGGAAAGGCTGCGCAGCAACGGTTTCAGGCCTGGTGCGAGGGCAAGACGGGCTATCCGGTGGTGGACGCCGGCATGCGGCAGCTGCTGGCCGAGAACTGGATGCACAACCGGGTCCGCATGATCGTGGCCAGCTTCCTGGTCAAGGACCTGCACGTGCCGTGGTGGTGGGGCGCGCGGCACTTCATGCGGCACCTGATCGACGGCGACCTGGCCTCCAACCAGCACAACTGGCAGTGGGTGGCCGGCTGCGGCACCGACGCGGCCCCGTACTTCCGGATCTTCAACCCGATCACCCAGGGCGAGAAGTTCGACCCCAACGGCGACTACGTGCGCAAGTACGTGCCGGAACTCCGTGGCGTGCAAGGGAAAACCGTGCACAAGCTGGACAAGCTGCCCGAGGAGTACCCGGCGCCCGTGGTCGACCACGCCCACGAGCGCCAGGTGTCCCTCGACCGGTACGACGCGATCAGGACGACCTGAGCGCGTCCAACAGCTTGACCCGGCCGCCGGTCTGCAGCACGGCGTTGCGGTAGATCCGGCCGGCCAGCCAGGTGACCACCAGGATCGAGACGATCATCAGCGCCACCGCCAGCGCGACCTGCCACGGCGGCGCGACGCCGAGCGCGATCCGGGCCGGCATCAGCGTCGGGGCCCACAGCGGGATGAACGACAGCACGGTGCTGACCGTGTTGTTCGGGTTGGGCAGCAACAGGTTCAGGCCGACCACGAAGCCGACCGTCGGCAGCAGCGTCACCGGCGTGACCGCCGACTGGAGCTCCTCCTGCCGCGACACCAGCGAGCCGGCCGCGCCGAGCAGCGCGGCGTACAGGAAGAAGCCCAGCACGTACCAGCCCAACGCACCGAGCACGGTCGAGAACGCCACGGTCGGCACGTCGACCACGCCGCTGGTCCTGGCCAGCACCAGCCCGACCCCGGCGATGATCAGCACCTGGATCAGGCCGACCACACCGATGCCGAGCACCTTGCCGGCCAGCAGCTGCCACGGCCGGATGGTGGCCAGCAGGATTTCCACCACCCGGCTGGACTTCTCCTCGACCACGCCCTGCGCGACGGCGGTGCCGAAGGTGATGATGGAGATCACCAGCACCACGCCGGTGATCAGGGACAGCGCGATCCGCGGCCCCTGGTCGGGATCCGGCGGCTCCAGCTGGTCCAGCGTCACCTTGGCGTTCTGGTACGCGTTCAGGGCCGACGGCGGCAGCTGGGCCTGGGCCAGCACCCCTTGCAGGGCCTGGGCCCGCACCAGCTGCTCCAACGCGTTCTGCAACGCCGGGTCCACAGTGGACTTGAACACCGCCGTCGGCGCGCCGAGCGGGCCCTTCACCAACAGGTCCAGCTTGCCGTCGCGGACCTGCTGCACGCCGGCGGCCTCGTTGTCCACGGTGCTGATCTGCACCGTCTTGCCCAGGTGCTCGGCCGCGGCGGCCAGCGGCTGGGACATGGCGGTGGCCTGCCCGGTGAGCCCGATCTTGGCCGTGGCGCCCTTGCCGATCACCGTGAACAGCACGACGTACACCGCCATCACGGCCAGGATGGCCAAGGTGCCGATGACGAACGACTTGCTGCGCAGCCGGGTGGTGAACTCACGGCCCGCGACCAGGCCGATCACCCGCGAGGTGGTCACGATGCCCCCTGTTCGGTCACGACGTTGCGGAACAGCTCGGTCAGGCTCGGCCGCAGCCGGGTGAACTCCCGCACCGGCCCGGCTTTCAGCGCCGCGGCCAGCACCTCCTGGTCGTCACCGCCCTCGCCCAGTTCGACGGTGGTGCGGCCGCCGTCGGCGGCGACCACGCGCACCCCGGTCAGCCCGGCAGCCCAGTCGGTGTCGGCCCCGTCCACCACCAGCCGCACCGGCCCGCTCTCGCGCAGCTCGCTCACGCCGCCGGCGGCGACCATCTGTCCACTTCGGACAATTCCGACCCGGTCGCACAGCCGCTCGACCAGATCCAGCTGGTGGCTGGAGAACAGCACCGGCACTCCCCGGGCCGCCTGCTCCCGCAGCACCTCGCTCATCACGTCGACGGCCACCGGGTCCAATCCGGAGAACGGCTCGTCCAGCACCAGCACGGCCGGCTCGTGGACCAGCGCGGCGATCAGCTGCACCCGCTGCTGGTTGCCCAGGCTGAGCTTCTGCACCTCGTCGTCACGGCGGGCGCCGAGGCCCAGCCGGTCCAGCCAGCCGTCGGTGGCCCGGCGGGCATCGGCCGCGGACATGCCGTGCAGCTGGGCCAGATAGACGAGTTGCTCGCGCGCCTTCATCTTCGGGTACAGGCCGCGTTCCTCCGGCATGTACCCGATTCGCCTGCGGGTGGCCAGATCCACCGGCCGGCCGGACCAGCGGACCTCGCCCGCGTCGGCCGCCAGCACGCCGAGCGCGATGCGCATGGTGGTGGTCTTGCCGGCGCCGTTGCTGCCGACGAAGCCGAACAGCTCGCCGGCCCGGACGTCGAAGGTCATCTCGTGCAACGCGCGGACGGTCCCGTAGCGCTTGGAGATCCGGTCGATCTCCAGCACGCCCTCAGCCACGGCGGTCTCCTTCGGCGATCGGGTCGGGCTCGTCGTCCGGCAGCTGCCAGCCCAGCAACGCGGTCGGGGTGCTGCTGGCCAGCATCACCAGGCTCATCAGGACCACGAACGGCCCGTACGGCAGGTTCTTGAGCGGGGTCAGCGTGAGCACCGTGCCGGCGATCACCATGCCCCAGACGGCGACGAGGAACCCAACGTAGCCGCACCGGCCCCGTAGCGCGAGTTCGCGTTCGTCGAGAAGCCGCGCGCTGCGCTCGCCGATGTTGTTCGTGAGCGCCTTGTTCACCATTTGCAACACGGTTGTGATCGCGAACAGGCCCATCCAGATCGAGAAGGGCAGGGTCGGGGTGGCGGCGAAGGGGCTCAGGGCCAACAAGCCCACCGTGCACACCAGCCAGGCCGATACGGCCAATCGGCGGTGGCGGCGATCGCGCCAGCCGGGCAGCCAGGTCGAATACGCCCAGGCGCTGCGCTCCTGATACGCGTGATATCGGTCCTTGATCGTGTTCATCTCTCCCCCTTGCCGTACAGCTGCGCGGACAGCGGCTGGAACGGGGTGCGGCTGAACACCGCCTCCACCGGCAGCGAGAACACCTCGCAGATCCGGAAGGCCAGGTCGAGGCTGGGGTAGTGGTCGCCGCGCTCCAGCGCGCCGATGGTCTGCGGGTTCACCTCGACCAGCTCCGCCAGCTGGGCCCTGGTCAGCCCCCGTTCCGCGCGCAGCACCGGTAGCCGATTGTGGATCGGCAGCTCTTTACCGCGCCTTACTGGACTCACGGAACGAAGTGTTGCAAAAACCCAACAGTCCGTCAACGGGATCGGCGGGGGTTTGCTTACCTGAGTGGCTCAGTTGGCCCCGGATGCCAACTGAGCCAGTCAGGTAGCGCGGGGAGCAGGCGCTCGGCGGCGCGTGCGCGATCGACCGGCACCAGTCCGATTCGCGTGCGGCGGTCCAGCACGTCGTCGGCGTCGAGCGCGCCTTCGTGCTCGTAGGCCCACGCCACCTCGGCCTCGGTGATCTCGCCGAACACCGTCTCGGGTCGGTTCAGGGCCGCCACCAGCGGGGCCTCCGCGCCGTACTTGGCCACGAGCCGCGGCGGTGCGTCGACGGCGGATCCTGTCGCCCCGACGAGTGGGATTTCCTTGGTACGACAGGGAATTTTCATCAGGCCGGTGGCGTCAACGGCATCGGCGGCCATGCGTCGATAGGTGGTCAGCTTGCCGCCGACAACCGTGATCACGCCGTCCGGCGAGGTGAGTACGGCGTGTTTACGCGACAGGTCGGCGCTGCGCGAACCCTCCTGCTCGATCAACGGCCGCAGCCCGGCGTACGAGCCGATCACGTCGTCGGAAGTCAGGGGTCGTTGCAGCACCGAGGAAGCGACGTCCAGCAGAAAGTCCACATCGGACTGTGGGGCGGTCGGCACGTCCGGGATCGGGCCGTCGACCGGCTCGTCGGTGAGCCCGATGTACACCCGGCCGTCGGCCTGCGGCAGCACCAGCACGAACCGGTTGGTCTCGCCCGGGATGGGTACGGTCAGCGAGGTGGAGCCGATTCCCAGTGCGTCGGCGCGCAGTACGAGGTGCGAGCCTCGGGACGGCCGGAGCCGCACCGACGGCACGAGCTGCCCGGCCCACACGCCGGTCGCGTTGATCACCTTGCGCGCCTTGACGTCGAACTCGGTGCCGGTCAACTCATCCCGGACGCGCGCGCCGTCACCCGCCACCGTGGTGACGCGGGCCCGGGTGAGGATGCGAGCGCCGAAGCCGGCGGCGGTGCGGGCCAGCGCGACGACCAGGCGGGCGTCGTCGATCAGTTGGCCGTCAAAGGAAAGCAGCGCGCCGGTGAGGCCGTCGGCCCGCAGACCCGGGGCCAGGGCCAGGGTTTCCGCGGCGGAGATTCGGCGGGGCGGCGGCAGCACCCGGCTCGGCGTGCCGGCCGCGCGGCGCAGCACATCGCCGGCGCGGAGCCCGGCCATGACCAGCGATCCCCGCTGCTTTCCATACAGGGCAACGAGTTGTGGCAGCGCCCGGACGAGATGGGGGGCTGTGCGGGTCATCAGGATGCCCCGCTCGACCGCGCTCTCGTAGGCCAGCCCGACTTCACCATGAGCCAGGTAGCGGAGCCCGCCGTGCACCAGTTTGCTCGACCATCGTGAAGTGCCGAAGGCCAGGTCGTGCGCCTCGACCAGGCACACCGACAGCCCACGCGAGGCGGCGTCCAGCGCCGCGCCGACACCGGTCACACCGCCGCCGACGACCAGAACATCGACCGCCAGGCCGTCGGCGATCTCGGCCAGCTCGCGCGACCGGCGCTCCGCGTTCAACGACGTCTTCACGGCCGCAGCGCCCCTTCCAGCATCAACGCCAGTTCGTCGAAGACGGCGTCCGGATCCAGATCAGCGACGGCCGGCCGCACCGACAGCACGAACGACTGCACCATCAGCAGCAGCGTCCGGGCCTGCACGTCCAGGTCGCCGTCGCGGATGGAGCCGTCGGTATGCCCGGCGGCCAGCTCGACCCGCATGAACTGCTCGGCGATCAGCTGCGTCGCCCCCAGCCGCTCGACGACGTACGGCAGCAGCAGCTCGGCGTCCCGATCCAGGACGGCCGCCATGAGCGGGTTGGCCAGCAGCCGCCGAACCGTGCCGACGGCCCCGCTGACCAGCCGCTGCCGTGCCGTCTCGCCAGGACCGACCTCGCCGAGCAGCGCGCCGAATTCCCTGGTCATCAGGGCCGCGACCAGGCTGCGGACGTCCGGGAAGCGCCGGTAGAGGGTCATCCGGCTGACGCCGGCCTCGCGGGCCACGTCGGTCAGCGTGGTGCGCCGCACACCGACCAGCAGGACGCACTTGTGCGCGGCGTCCAGCAGGACGTCGTCCCCGACTCGGGTGCTGTGACGTTGTGACGGCATGTGTAACACTGTAGCAATGGAACCGGGCATCGATCACACCCTGCGCGGCGGCTGGACGCTCGGCGAGCACGCGCTGCCCCCGCACGCGCTGCGCTGGCTGCGGGGCAGAATCGGACTGGCCGAGCACCCGACGCCGGTCGCGCCGGACTCGGTGCTGACCGTGCCCGAGCCGGAGCTGTCGACCGTCGGCCGGGCCGCGCTGGAGTCGGTGGTCGGGGCCGAGCACGTGCTGCTGGACCGCAACTCCCGGCTCGGCCGGTCCGGCGGTATGTCCTATGTGGACCTGTTGCGGCATAGGGGTTGCGGCGAGCTGGCCGTGCCCGACGCGGTGGTGCTGCCGGGCGATCCGGACGAGGTCGTGGCCGTGCTCAAGGCGTGCGGCGAGCACGACATCGGCGTGATTCCCTTCGGCGGCGGCACTTCCGTGGTCGGCGGCGTGACCGCGTTGCGCGGCGGCAAGCACGCCGTGATCGTGCTCGACCTGGCCCGGCTCAACCGGCTGGTGTCCATCGACCCGTTGTCACGGCTGGTCGTGCTGCAAGCGGGCGTGCGGGCCACCGACGCCGAGCGGATGCTGGCCGCGCACGGCTTCACCCTTGGCCACTTCCCGCAGTCCTTCGAACGGGCCACCATCGGTGGCTTCGCCGCCACCCGTTCGGCCGGCCAGGCGTCCGCCGGCTACGGCCGGTTCGAGGACATGGTCGACGGGGTGCGGCTGGCGACTCCCGTCGGCGAGCTCAACCTCGGCGTCGCACCGGCCACCGCCGCCGGGCCGGACCTCAAGCAGCTCGTGATCGGCAGCGAGGGCGCCTTCGGCGTGATCACCGAGGTGACCTTGCGGATGCGACCGGTCGCCACCCACACCCGGTACGAGGGCTACTTCCTGGACGGGTGGGACGCCGCCACCGCCGCCGTGCGAGACCTGGCCCAGCATCGGGTGTTGGCCGACGTGACGCGGCTGTCCGACACCGAGGAGACCGAGGTCCAGCTGTCGCTGACCGGCGGCGTGAAGGCCGGCGCCGTCAAGGCGTACCTGAGGGCCCGGCGCATCGCCGACCCGTGCCTGCTGATCCTGGGTTGGGAGGCCGGATCCGCCGGCGAACTCGCCGTCCGTCGCGCCGGGACACTGCGGGCATTGCGCCAACACAAAGCAGTCCGGCTGGGCAAGCCCATCGGCGAAACGTGGCGGCACGGGCGTTTCGCCGGGCCGCGGCAACGGGATTCGCTACTCAACGTGGGTGTTTGCGTGGAGACGTTGGAGACCGCCACGCATTGGTCGCAGTTGAGCACCCTTCGGACGGCCGTGCGAGGGGCCTTGCAACGATCGCTGGGCCGGGCCGTTGTCATGTGCCATGTTTCGCATGCGTACGAGACGGGCGCGTCGTTGTACTTCACCGTGCTGGCGGCACGGGCCGACGAGGACCCGATCGGCCAGTGGCAGCGGGCGAAACGCGCCGCCTCCGAGGCGATCGCGCCGTTGGGCACCATCACCCATCACCACGCCGTCGGCACCGATCACGCGCCCTATCTGGCGGGCGAGGTGGGCTCGCTCGGTATTGACGTGATGACCTCGGTGAAGCGGGCACTTGACCCGACCGGTGTGCTCAACCCCGGAAAGCTGTTGCCGGCGGCCGATCGGGGTTAACCTCCCGTGATGAGCGGTGAGCTGCTGATCACCTCCGTGCGGCCGTGGCCGAGCGCGGCCGAGCTGCCCGCGGTCGACGTGCTCTGCGTGGCTGGCCGGATCGACCAGATCGGCGTCGGGCTTTCCGCGCCGCCGGGCACCCCTGTCGTCGACGGTGGCGGTGGCGTGCTGCTGCCGTCCTTCGTCGACGCCCATGCCCGGTTGGACGCGTTACGGCCCGGCACCACCATGGCTCGGGCTCATGTTCCCGTTGGCACCATGGAGGAAGCCCTCGCGCAGCGCGAGCAACTGCTTGGTCGCGTCGAAGTGCAACTAGTCGCCATGTCACCGACCGGGGCCATCACCGCCATGGACGCCCTCGACGCCGCGTTGACGGCGGGCGCCGACCTCGTCGGTGGCATCGACCCCGCGCGCGTCGACCGGGATCCCGTGCGGCACCTCGATGTCGTGTTCGGGTTGGCCGACAAGCACCAGTGCGGCATCGACATCCAGCTCGACGACCCCGGCGAGCTCGGTGCGTTCGAGATCGAGCTCATCTGCGCTCGTACCTCGGCGCTGGATCTGCGGGGCCAGGTCGCCATCACCCATGCCACCGCTTTGTCCACTGTGGACCCCGATCGTCAGGACGAGCTCATCGACCGGCTCGCCGAGTCCGACGTCGCCGTCATCGCCACCAAGCCCTTGCCGCTGCGCAAGCTCCGCTGGGGCGGCGTCCGCGTCGGCATCGGCGGCTGCGACCTGTGGGACCTGGCCGAGGCCGAGGGCTACACCGCCGACCCCATGATCGAGATGTGCGCCGACACCGCCACCCGCGGCGGCGCCGCCGTCCTCGGCGAACGTGACCACGGCTTGGTCGAGGGCGACCGCGCCGAGTTCGTGGTGCTGCCGGGGGCCACCGTGGCCGAGGTGGTGCGGGACCGCCGCGCGCCCACGGTCGTTGTGCACCAGGGGCGCGTGGTCTAGCGATGTCAGGAAGGGCCCCTTACTGGCATTGAACGTCAGGAAGGGGTCCTTCCTGACGTTGAACGCCAGGATCGGTCCCTTGATCTTGCTAGCCCTTTTCCTCGGCTGACTTGGCGTCCAGCTCGATGACCTGCTCGATGATCTTCGTGACGGCGGCGAGGCCCTCGGGGGAGAGCTCGAGGGCGCGCAGGGCGAGGCGGCGGACGCCGAGGTTCTCGGCCACGCGGGCCAGTTCGGCCTCGGTGTCGGTGCGGGTCTCGCCGGTGACGAAGTAGTCGACGGAGACGCCGAAGAAGCGGGCGAGGGCGGCCAACAGCTCGGTGGAGGGGCGGCGTTTGGCGCCGGTGCGCAGGGCCGAGAGGTAGGCGCCGCTGACGCGGATGGTGGGCACGGCCAGCTTGACGGCGGTGGCCACCTCCTCGTTGGTCCAGCGGCGGCCGGCACGGCCGTCGGGACGGACGTCCTCGAACAGCCGGTTCAGCCGGTCGGCCAGGAGCGACTGCTCGTCGGGCATCCGGAGCACCTCAACCAGTGGTTGACAGCGAAGGTCGGGGCCAGTCTAGACTGAGGGCATCGGTTCAACCAGAGGTTGAACCGACAATCGGAAAGGTCGCCGACTGGTTGATTCTCAATGCGGGGGCGTGGAGAAGACCAGGTCGGCGCGGGGGTGGGAGGACTTGCCCCGGGGAGGCCCGGGTGGGGGCGCGTTGCGCCCCCACCCGCGCAGCCAGGGAATCAGTCAGCGATCTTGACGAGCATCTTGCCGGTGTTCTCGCCGCGCAACATGCCCAGGAACGCCTTGCCGGCGTTCTCGAGACCCTCGACCACGGTCTCGGAGTAGCGGAGCTTGCCGCTGGCGACCAGCGGGGCGACCTCGGAGACGAACTGCGGCTGCAGGTCGTAGTGGTCGCCGACCAACAGGCCACGGATGGTCAGGCGCTTGCCGATGACCTGCATGAGGTTGCGCGGGGCGGGGGTGGCCTCGGTGCTGTTGTAGCCCGAGATCATGCCGCAGACCGCGACGCGGCCGTGCACGGTCAGGCTGCTGAGCGCGGCCTCCAGGTGGTCGCCGCCCACGTTGTCGAAGTACACGTCGATGCCGTCCGGCGCGGCCTGGGCCAGCTGCTCGGTGACGGAACCGTCCTTGTAGTTGAAGGCGGCGTCGAAGCCCAGCTCCTCGGTCAGGTACTTGACCTTGTCGGCGCTGCCGGCGCTGCCGATGACCCGCTTGGCCCCCTTGAGCTTGGCGATCTGGCCGACGATCTGGCCGACGGCCCCGGCGGCGCCGGAGACGAAGACGGTGTCGCCCTCCTTGAACTCCGCGGAGCGCAGCAGGCCGGCGTAGGCGGTCAGGCCGGGCATGCCGAGCACGCCGAGGTAGGTGCTGATCGGCGCGGCGTTCGGGTCGACCTTGACGGCCTGCTTCGGGTGCAGCACGGCATAGTCGCGCCAGCCGGCGAAGTGCAGCACGGTGTCGCCGACCTCGAAGCCCTCGGCGTCGGACTGCACGACCTGGCCGACCGCGCCGCCCTGCATCACCTTGCCGACCTCGAACGGCTCGCTGTAGGACTTCGCGTCGTTCATCCGGCCGCGCATGTACGGGTCGACGCTCATGTACTGGTTGCGCACCACGATGTGGCCCGGCTCCACCACCAGCGGCGCCTCGGCCAGCTCGAAGGTCTCCTCGGTCGGCCAGCCCTGCGGACGGGCGGCGAGCCGGACCTCGCGGACGGTGGTCGGAACGGACATGACGTGGCCTCCATTTT encodes:
- a CDS encoding ABC transporter permease; the protein is MTTSRVIGLVAGREFTTRLRSKSFVIGTLAILAVMAVYVVLFTVIGKGATAKIGLTGQATAMSQPLAAAAEHLGKTVQISTVDNEAAGVQQVRDGKLDLLVKGPLGAPTAVFKSTVDPALQNALEQLVRAQALQGVLAQAQLPPSALNAYQNAKVTLDQLEPPDPDQGPRIALSLITGVVLVISIITFGTAVAQGVVEEKSSRVVEILLATIRPWQLLAGKVLGIGVVGLIQVLIIAGVGLVLARTSGVVDVPTVAFSTVLGALGWYVLGFFLYAALLGAAGSLVSRQEELQSAVTPVTLLPTVGFVVGLNLLLPNPNNTVSTVLSFIPLWAPTLMPARIALGVAPPWQVALAVALMIVSILVVTWLAGRIYRNAVLQTGGRVKLLDALRSS
- a CDS encoding cryptochrome/photolyase family protein — encoded protein: MTPPAIMWFRRDLRLSDHPALLAAADAGEVLPLFVLDDRLLKPAGEPRRRFLYDCLRALDHDLGGRLHIAHGDPVDIVPKIAGKIGAGSVHVSADTAPYGRERDERVQKALGDIDFVRIGSPYAVTPGRVRKQDGEPYRVFTPFRRAWLDHGWRKPAKSGVDSARWISLKGLKIPAAKSDYPAGEQAALEVWQDFRDGPLADYDTGRDRPDRDGTSHLSAYLRWGCVHPRTLLADLKPGNETFRSELAWREFYADVLWHQPNTARENYDRKFDRFKHDTGKAAQQRFQAWCEGKTGYPVVDAGMRQLLAENWMHNRVRMIVASFLVKDLHVPWWWGARHFMRHLIDGDLASNQHNWQWVAGCGTDAAPYFRIFNPITQGEKFDPNGDYVRKYVPELRGVQGKTVHKLDKLPEEYPAPVVDHAHERQVSLDRYDAIRTT
- a CDS encoding ABC transporter ATP-binding protein, with translation MAEGVLEIDRISKRYGTVRALHEMTFDVRAGELFGFVGSNGAGKTTTMRIALGVLAADAGEVRWSGRPVDLATRRRIGYMPEERGLYPKMKAREQLVYLAQLHGMSAADARRATDGWLDRLGLGARRDDEVQKLSLGNQQRVQLIAALVHEPAVLVLDEPFSGLDPVAVDVMSEVLREQAARGVPVLFSSHQLDLVERLCDRVGIVRSGQMVAAGGVSELRESGPVRLVVDGADTDWAAGLTGVRVVAADGGRTTVELGEGGDDQEVLAAALKAGPVREFTRLRPSLTELFRNVVTEQGAS
- a CDS encoding helix-turn-helix domain-containing protein, translated to MPDEQSLLADRLNRLFEDVRPDGRAGRRWTNEEVATAVKLAVPTIRVSGAYLSALRTGAKRRPSTELLAALARFFGVSVDYFVTGETRTDTEAELARVAENLGVRRLALRALELSPEGLAAVTKIIEQVIELDAKSAEEKG
- a CDS encoding TetR/AcrR family transcriptional regulator translates to MPSQRHSTRVGDDVLLDAAHKCVLLVGVRRTTLTDVAREAGVSRMTLYRRFPDVRSLVAALMTREFGALLGEVGPGETARQRLVSGAVGTVRRLLANPLMAAVLDRDAELLLPYVVERLGATQLIAEQFMRVELAAGHTDGSIRDGDLDVQARTLLLMVQSFVLSVRPAVADLDPDAVFDELALMLEGALRP
- a CDS encoding helix-turn-helix transcriptional regulator; the protein is MSPVRRGKELPIHNRLPVLRAERGLTRAQLAELVEVNPQTIGALERGDHYPSLDLAFRICEVFSLPVEAVFSRTPFQPLSAQLYGKGER
- a CDS encoding glycerol-3-phosphate dehydrogenase/oxidase, with the protein product MKTSLNAERRSRELAEIADGLAVDVLVVGGGVTGVGAALDAASRGLSVCLVEAHDLAFGTSRWSSKLVHGGLRYLAHGEVGLAYESAVERGILMTRTAPHLVRALPQLVALYGKQRGSLVMAGLRAGDVLRRAAGTPSRVLPPPRRISAAETLALAPGLRADGLTGALLSFDGQLIDDARLVVALARTAAGFGARILTRARVTTVAGDGARVRDELTGTEFDVKARKVINATGVWAGQLVPSVRLRPSRGSHLVLRADALGIGSTSLTVPIPGETNRFVLVLPQADGRVYIGLTDEPVDGPIPDVPTAPQSDVDFLLDVASSVLQRPLTSDDVIGSYAGLRPLIEQEGSRSADLSRKHAVLTSPDGVITVVGGKLTTYRRMAADAVDATGLMKIPCRTKEIPLVGATGSAVDAPPRLVAKYGAEAPLVAALNRPETVFGEITEAEVAWAYEHEGALDADDVLDRRTRIGLVPVDRARAAERLLPALPDWLSWHPGPTEPLR
- a CDS encoding NADP-dependent oxidoreductase, whose protein sequence is MSVPTTVREVRLAARPQGWPTEETFELAEAPLVVEPGHIVVRNQYMSVDPYMRGRMNDAKSYSEPFEVGKVMQGGAVGQVVQSDAEGFEVGDTVLHFAGWRDYAVLHPKQAVKVDPNAAPISTYLGVLGMPGLTAYAGLLRSAEFKEGDTVFVSGAAGAVGQIVGQIAKLKGAKRVIGSAGSADKVKYLTEELGFDAAFNYKDGSVTEQLAQAAPDGIDVYFDNVGGDHLEAALSSLTVHGRVAVCGMISGYNSTEATPAPRNLMQVIGKRLTIRGLLVGDHYDLQPQFVSEVAPLVASGKLRYSETVVEGLENAGKAFLGMLRGENTGKMLVKIAD
- a CDS encoding N-isopropylammelide isopropylaminohydrolase, with translation MSGELLITSVRPWPSAAELPAVDVLCVAGRIDQIGVGLSAPPGTPVVDGGGGVLLPSFVDAHARLDALRPGTTMARAHVPVGTMEEALAQREQLLGRVEVQLVAMSPTGAITAMDALDAALTAGADLVGGIDPARVDRDPVRHLDVVFGLADKHQCGIDIQLDDPGELGAFEIELICARTSALDLRGQVAITHATALSTVDPDRQDELIDRLAESDVAVIATKPLPLRKLRWGGVRVGIGGCDLWDLAEAEGYTADPMIEMCADTATRGGAAVLGERDHGLVEGDRAEFVVLPGATVAEVVRDRRAPTVVVHQGRVV
- a CDS encoding FAD-binding oxidoreductase, which produces MEPGIDHTLRGGWTLGEHALPPHALRWLRGRIGLAEHPTPVAPDSVLTVPEPELSTVGRAALESVVGAEHVLLDRNSRLGRSGGMSYVDLLRHRGCGELAVPDAVVLPGDPDEVVAVLKACGEHDIGVIPFGGGTSVVGGVTALRGGKHAVIVLDLARLNRLVSIDPLSRLVVLQAGVRATDAERMLAAHGFTLGHFPQSFERATIGGFAATRSAGQASAGYGRFEDMVDGVRLATPVGELNLGVAPATAAGPDLKQLVIGSEGAFGVITEVTLRMRPVATHTRYEGYFLDGWDAATAAVRDLAQHRVLADVTRLSDTEETEVQLSLTGGVKAGAVKAYLRARRIADPCLLILGWEAGSAGELAVRRAGTLRALRQHKAVRLGKPIGETWRHGRFAGPRQRDSLLNVGVCVETLETATHWSQLSTLRTAVRGALQRSLGRAVVMCHVSHAYETGASLYFTVLAARADEDPIGQWQRAKRAASEAIAPLGTITHHHAVGTDHAPYLAGEVGSLGIDVMTSVKRALDPTGVLNPGKLLPAADRG